The following proteins are co-located in the Microplitis demolitor isolate Queensland-Clemson2020A chromosome 5, iyMicDemo2.1a, whole genome shotgun sequence genome:
- the LOC103569011 gene encoding probable serine/threonine-protein kinase DDB_G0282963 — translation MTRRINVSLTIWTGVLLLLLTTKSQSQTTVESITPEIISKTTENTKDYKLLSGNSTTILRKTLADQEVDVFARLPALKNDRERQTPFHSSTAKITTESSVDTRDSLQSNIQNNQRKFNYQDKYSNLNNNSYSNNNNNNNNNNNNNNNNNNNNNNNNNNNNNNNNNNNNNNNNNNNNSSNNKTTTKLQKIDLLKTDKNDKINSYNQSKKHFFEQLISPNGHKIVDINSHELSELNVDTDNENDEDNFEEELESREATTPRVINDYGGVSLINDTQVNYKGQKKEIHEDAVMINNKNNKVNKNKVEKLKNFDDQVEIINTSATKLNNLEGIERIQVQKLPSDFNETEITDYKTDKVYDDGKNVEKTEAKSNYEKIDDKAVDKNVDKEIEEKEVKEVIKNGDNLDDNLDKEIDRIKNRDKEIDKNDDEEKELAPKGRTISFGGANRFSSTEEKAIGFTKENTDVNLTKDFKPYPYFKTSPAVTANNSAVNLINDKKSTSINFNKETDEIYTFENTINKNKEDDKKLLITESSIINNNIQTKPVNLKRSSNATKILTDSSLLSPSSSSMSSVTVKSIPAAVINTTLNNNDNLKLKDNVNDIPRNPEEVIERKSALDLSSNGLNVENIDKKNSTLTELVTSERPIIETTENYLNIKNTTEYNIEKIKPDSEITTINATESNDKDKTINDTTNYKLTTSYIKKPLETISLNSSSSSIKPEGIQLISTSPPTSPAPSFDVDENVTTSGITTNKLEITSTIMSETTLSPVTSTTMTMSNTTSKNFSSSETLTFNSSGRGIDLPESTTSAVEYEFVGLNDTTSSTFVSNNDDKNISTTLLPDLFNNTSINNTMEMNTTESTTRDSKSTTDELLTTTESILTDTTSYTTKNFDYSSTDDTTNSDTEGTTIGMELNVTKELNNDNETNNLNNISSTTESLLTTEIIDNDNNNSSMTSPVETTVDELNTTTMSTLNVTSSTGLNADEMTSTKIESNNSMVVTNIEDNITTTVGSVQVVTEDDVQRFTPGDVTLLVRIVVEGTWSDICQHLPALKQSLANLLTVGMEKPVSASQIIFQKNPCTEIAAKNNPIELILSTILLYVIDENGNFDATMTQNLPNLYSQRPFESLLTIRSFQLVQDGDSGNAIAVIVVSCVAFVCLVLLASLLFIMRKRQTRFNYGERCRPVSLDAYSLDSVSAYNSVRRKGAARASKRSYGNPTFEDSTVIPSHPLNFAGLSAFCNEQNAIYEEFTGIPQVSARIDELPPGAEVKNRYANVVPLPETRVPLMKINNDPLSEYINASYVRGPKNATKYYIACQAPMESTVTDFWRMIWEQQSKVIIMLTDLIENGVDKCSEYIPPSEVTDCHRLYGDYQVTLKKRETKEKYAISTIHLKNLENNTYREVFHIWYLWPANGVQTDAAGLIAILLEARALQRGGPGPIVVHCSPGTGRTGTLIALDLGIRQYEITRTVDVPRVVYTIRRDRAGAVQTKEQYAFIYKALNLYATKLAGGGLEST, via the exons TAACTACTGAATCTAGTGTTGATACACGTGACTCATTACAATCCAATATACAAAATAaccaaagaaaatttaattatcaagataaatattcaaatttaaacaataatagttatagtaataataataataataataataataataataataataataataataataataataataataataataataataataataataataataataataataataataataataataataataataataataataatagtagtaataataaaacaacaacaaagttacaaaaaattgatttactgaagactgataaaaatgataaaattaatagttataacCAATcgaagaaacatttttttgaacaattaaTTTCACCAAATGGGCATAAAATTGTTGACATAAATAGCCATGAGTTGTCGGAACTAAATGTTGATACAGATAACGAAAATGATGAAGATAATTTTGAAGAGGAATTAGAATCACGTGAAGCAACAACACCTAgagtaattaatgattatgGTGGTGTTTCGCTAATTAATGATACTCAAGTTAATTACAAAGGCCAGAAGAAAGAAATCCACGAAGATGCTGTCATGATAaacaataagaataataaagtgaataaaaataaagttgagaaactgaaaaattttgatgatcaAGTTGAGATAATAAATACTTCTGCTACGAAATTGAATAATCTTGAAGGTATTGAGCGGATTCAGGTACAGAAATTGCCATCAGATTTCAACGAAACGGAAATTACCGATTATAAAACGGATAAAGTTTATGATGATGGAAAAAATGTTGAGAAAACTGAAGCTAAaagtaattatgaaaaaatagatGACAAAGCGGTTGATAAAAATGTCGACaaagaaattgaagaaaaagaagtaaaggaagttattaaaaatggtgACAACTTGGATGATAATTTAGATAAAGAAATagacagaattaaaaatagagacaaagaaattgataaaaatgatgatgaagaaaaagAGTTAGCGCCAAAAGGTCGCACGATATCATTTGGTGGTGCCAATCGGTTCAGTAGTACAGAAGAGAAAGCTATTGGttttacaaaagaaaatactgatgttaatttaacaaaagaCTTTAAGCCGTAtccttattttaaaacatcaccAGCTGTCACGGCTAATAATTCAGCTGTTAAtcttataaatgataaaaaatcaactagtattaattttaataaagaaaccGATGAAATTTATACCTTTGAAAATACGATCAATAAGAACAAAgaggatgataaaaaattactcattaccGAATCTtcgattataaataataacatccAAACAAAACCAGTTAATTTGAAACGTTCTAGTAATGCGACTAAAATATTGACAgattcatcattattatcaccGTCATCCTCTTCAATGTCGTCAGTTACTGTCAAATCTATTCCTGCAGCAGTAATAAATACAACattgaataataatgataatttaaaactaaaggATAATGTCAATGACATTCCTCGTAATCCCGAAGAAGTAATAGAACGTAAAAGTGCACTAGATTTAAGTAGCAACGGtttaaatgttgaaaatattgataaaaaaaattcaacattgACGGAATTGGTGACAAGCGAAAGACCAATTATTGAAACAACagagaattatttaaatattaaaaatacaactgaatataacattgaaaaaataaaaccagaCAGTGAAATTACGACAATAAATGCAACAGAATCAAATGATAAAGATAAAACCATAAACGATACaacaaattataaactaacaacAAGTTATATTAAAAAACCCTTAGAGACAATTAGTTTAAACTCTTCTTCGTCTTCCATAAAACCCGAGGGGATTCAATTAATTTCAACTTCTCCTCCAACATCTCCAGCACCGTCGTTTGACGTCGACGAGAACGTAACAACTTCCGGCATCACGacaaataaattggaaataacGAGTACGATAATGTCGGAAACAACTTTATCGCCAGTAACATCTACCACTATGACGATGTCGAATACTACGTCGAAAAACTTTTCCAGCTCAGAGACATTGACATTTAATTCAAGCGGACGTGGAATCGATTTACCTGAAAGTACAACCTCCGCTGTTGAATATGAGTTTGTTGGACTTAATGACACTACTTCATCAACATTTGTcagtaataatgatgataagaATATTTCAACGACATTGCTGCcggatttatttaataacacgtcaataaataatacaatggAAATGAATACAACTGAAAGTACTACGAGAGATTCAAAGAGTACTACTGATGAATTATTAACAACAACAGAAAGTATTTTAACAGATACTACAAGTtatacaactaaaaatttcgaTTACTCAAGTACTGACGACACAACAAATTCAGATACCGAAGGTACGACGATTGGTATGGAATTAAATGTtacgaaagaattaaataatgataatgaaacaaataatttaaataatatttcgtcGACTACCGAGTCGTTATTAACAACTGAAATAAttgacaatgataataataatagtagtatgACGAGTCCAGTGGAAACGACAGTAGATGAATTAAATACAACAACGATGAGTACATTGAATGTGACAAGTTCAACGGGATTAAATGCTGACGAGATGACAAGCACTAAAATAGAGAGTAATAATAGTATGGTTGTTACaaatattgaagataataTTACTACTACAGTTGGGTCAGTTCAAGTTGTCACTGAGGACGACGTACAACGTTTTACTCCTGGAGATGTCACTTTACTTGTCAGAATAGTCGTCGAGGGCACTTGGTCTGACATTTGTCAACATTTACCTGCACTCAAACAATCACTTGCTAATTTACTAACTGTTGGAATGGAAAA gcCGGTCTCCGCGAgccaaataatatttcaaaaaaatccctGCACTGAAATTGCTGCCAAAAATAATCCAATAGAGTTAATTTTATCGACAATTCTTCTGTATGTTATTGATGAAAATGGTAATTTTGACGCAACAATGACGCAGAATCTGCCAAATTTGTACAGTCAACGACCGTTCGAATCTCTTTTGACT attcgCAGTTTCCAATTAGTACAAGATGGAGATTCCGGAAATGCTATTGCAGTTATAGTGGTTTCTTGTGTGGCTTTTGTATGCCTCGTTCTCTTAGCCAGCTTACTT tttattATGAGAAAGCGTCAAACGAGATTTAATTACGGGGAAAGATGTCGACCAGTCTCTTTAGATGCTTACAGTTTGGACAGCGTTTCAGCTTATAATAGTGTTAGGCGTAAAGGGGCTGCACGAGCGTCTAAACGTAGCTATGGAAACCCAACTTTTGAAGATTCT ACGGTAATTCCATCACATCCATTAAATTTTGCTGGTCTATCGGCATTCTGTAATGAACAAAATGCAATATACGAGGAGTTCACAGGCATACCACAGGTTTCAGCGCGCATAGATGAATTACCACCTGGTgcggaagttaaaaatagataCGCAAATGTAGTGCCTCTACCAGAGACACGTGTGCCTCTTATGAAAATCAACAATGATCCACTGAGTGAATACATCAATGCAAGTTACGTACGCGGCCCTAAAAACGCTACTAAATATTACATTGCGTGTCAAGCGCCAATGGAGTCGACAGTAACCGATTTTTGGCGAATGATATGGGAACAACAGtctaaagtaattattatgcTTACCGATCTCATTGAAAATGGTGTAGATAAATGTTCCGAGTATATACCGCCGTCGGAAGTTACCGATTGCCATCGTCTTTACGGAGACTATCAAGtgacattaaaaaaacgaGAGACCAAAGAGAAATATGCGATTTCTACAATACATTTAAAG aatttggaaaataatactTATAGAGAAGTATTTCATATTTGGTATTTATGGCCAGCAAATGGTGTTCAAACAGATGCAGCTGGACTAATAGCAATATTACTAGAAGCGCGTGCACTACAAAGAGGTGGTCCTGGGCCAATTGTAGTTCATTGTAGCCCAGGAACCGGTAGAACTGGTACACTAATTGCTCTAGATTTGGGTATTAGACAGTACGAAATAACGCGAACTGTAGATGTACCGCGAGTTGTTTACACTATACGGCGAGATCGAGCTGGTGCTGTACAAACTAAAGAACAATATGCTTTTATCTACAag gcattaaatttatacgccACAAAACTTGCTGGTGGAGGTTTAGAATCCActtga